The Paenarthrobacter aurescens region GCGGGTCAGCTAGTGAGTCGGATCGGGGTGCGGTGGAACGGGTCCGGGATCAGGAACCGGCGATGGGCCGGGGCTCGGATTTGGATCCGGAATGGGGCTGGGTGGGAACGGTGTGGTGGGATCCGGGGGTGGCGGTACAGGTCCGGGATCCGGAGGAAACGGCTCGGGCTCGTGGGTTGGAGGCAGCGTCACGATCTCTCCTTTGCGTACTGAAGGGTATTGCTCCGGCAGATACCTGCAGCCTACTCCCGGTTCTGATCCGGTTACAGGGCTGATTCGTGTTCCCAGCGGACAGAAATGGACCGCAATGGTGGTTACCGTGGAAAACGAAGATGCAACGGGGAGGCGCCACAATGCGAGTCGCAGTAGCAGCACCAACCGGCCATGTAGGCCGCCATCTTGTGCCGATGCTGATCAGCGCGGGGGTGAAGCCGTTGCTGCTGCTCAGGGACCCGGACGGCCTGGCGCCGGACGTGCGTCCCGAGGTTGACGTAGCCAAGGTTGACCTGCTGGACCCCCATTCCGTGGTCCGGGCAGTTGCCGGCGTCGATTCCCTTTACTGGGTGGACCCTCCGCCGGCGGGCGATGACCCTCTGGCCGAATACGAGCTGGCGGCCGAAAGCGCCGCCAAGGCCGTTTCTGAAGGCGGCGCGGCAAGGGTGGTGTTCCAAAGCAGCGTGGGCGCCGAGAAGCGGCGCGGCATGGGCGAAATTGATGGACTGGCCGCCACTGAAGTCGCGCTGAACGCTACCGATGCGCATGTGCTCCATCTGCGGTGCGGCTACTTCTTCACCAATCTTGAGTATCAGTTGGATGCGATTCGAGCGGGAATGCTTCAAGTGCTCCTTCCCGTCAACCAGCCCATGCCTTGGGTCTCGCCCCGGGATATTGCCGAGGTGGCAGCGGGTCGTTTGCTTTCCGGTGAATGGAGTGGCCGCCACATCCAGGCGGTTCATGGACCTGCTGATCTCTCATGGCAGCAAGTTGCCGGCATCGTTTCCGGAGCTGTGGGGAAGCCGCTCGAGGTGGAGCGGATACCCGAAGAAGCAATGCGCAAAACCTTGGCC contains the following coding sequences:
- a CDS encoding NAD(P)H-binding protein; translated protein: MRVAVAAPTGHVGRHLVPMLISAGVKPLLLLRDPDGLAPDVRPEVDVAKVDLLDPHSVVRAVAGVDSLYWVDPPPAGDDPLAEYELAAESAAKAVSEGGAARVVFQSSVGAEKRRGMGEIDGLAATEVALNATDAHVLHLRCGYFFTNLEYQLDAIRAGMLQVLLPVNQPMPWVSPRDIAEVAAGRLLSGEWSGRHIQAVHGPADLSWQQVAGIVSGAVGKPLEVERIPEEAMRKTLAGFGMSAAKVDSLVGMSTGFLGGFVPEQQRSILSTTPTTLAEWAYSRLRPLLA